In Thermococcus camini, a genomic segment contains:
- the glmM gene encoding phosphoglucosamine mutase — translation MKLFGTAGIRGTLWEKVTPELAMNLGKAVGTYIDGKTVAVARDGRTSSVMLQNALISGLLSTGKEVLDFGLIPTPALAWGTREHGDGGVMITASHNPPTDNGIKVFNGDGTEFYVEQERELEELVFSGNFRKTTWSEIKTVKAIDVINDYIGAVLDFVNHETNLKVLYDGANGAGSVLAPYLLREMGAKVMSVNAHVDGHFPGRKPEPRYENITYLGELARELGVDLVIAQDGDADRIAVFDEKGNYILEDSLIALFAKLYVEEHGGGTVVVSIDTGSRIDHVVEKAGGRVVRIPLGQPHDGIKKYGAVFAAEPWKLVHPRFGPWIDSFVTMGLLIKLIDERGPLSQIIREEIPTYYLTKKNVKCPDEFKGIALERAYNVLEEKLRGELREVLTISGYRLQLKDGSWILVRPSGTEPKIRVVVEAPSEKRRDELFELAYNIVKKSVEEAMKNRN, via the coding sequence ATGAAGCTCTTCGGTACCGCTGGAATTAGGGGCACCCTGTGGGAGAAGGTCACGCCGGAACTCGCGATGAACCTCGGAAAGGCAGTTGGCACGTACATCGACGGGAAAACTGTGGCGGTCGCGAGGGATGGAAGAACCTCAAGCGTAATGCTCCAGAACGCCCTCATCTCGGGACTTCTCTCGACGGGAAAGGAGGTTCTTGATTTCGGTTTGATTCCGACGCCTGCTTTAGCATGGGGGACGCGGGAGCACGGCGATGGGGGAGTCATGATAACGGCAAGCCACAATCCACCGACCGACAACGGAATAAAGGTCTTCAACGGCGATGGAACGGAGTTCTACGTTGAGCAGGAGAGGGAACTGGAGGAACTCGTTTTCTCCGGAAACTTCAGAAAGACCACATGGAGTGAAATAAAGACCGTAAAAGCCATCGATGTCATCAACGACTACATAGGAGCCGTTCTTGACTTCGTTAATCACGAGACCAACTTAAAGGTCCTCTACGACGGCGCCAACGGTGCCGGGAGCGTTTTGGCTCCGTACCTGCTCCGCGAGATGGGGGCGAAAGTGATGAGCGTGAACGCCCACGTGGACGGCCACTTCCCCGGAAGGAAGCCGGAGCCGAGGTACGAGAACATAACCTACCTCGGTGAACTGGCGAGGGAGCTCGGCGTCGACCTCGTAATCGCCCAGGACGGCGACGCCGACAGGATAGCGGTCTTCGACGAAAAGGGCAACTACATCCTTGAGGATTCACTGATAGCCCTTTTTGCGAAGCTCTACGTGGAGGAGCACGGAGGGGGGACTGTTGTTGTTTCAATCGACACCGGCTCTAGGATAGACCACGTCGTCGAGAAGGCCGGCGGAAGGGTCGTAAGAATCCCCCTCGGCCAGCCGCACGATGGGATAAAGAAGTACGGGGCCGTATTTGCCGCGGAACCGTGGAAGCTGGTCCACCCGAGGTTCGGGCCGTGGATAGACAGCTTCGTGACCATGGGGCTTCTCATAAAGCTCATAGACGAGAGGGGCCCGCTCTCCCAGATAATCCGGGAGGAGATACCAACATACTACCTCACCAAGAAGAACGTGAAGTGTCCCGACGAGTTCAAAGGCATTGCTCTTGAGAGGGCATACAATGTCCTCGAAGAGAAGCTGAGGGGAGAGCTGAGGGAGGTTCTCACGATCTCCGGCTACCGCCTCCAGCTGAAGGACGGCTCGTGGATCCTTGTGAGGCCGAGCGGAACGGAGCCAAAGATTCGCGTCGTCGTCGAGGCACCGAGCGAGAAGAGGCGCGATGAGCTCTTCGAGCTGGCCTACAATATCGTTAAGAAATCCGTTGAGGAGGCAATGAAAAATAGAAACTAA